From the genome of Salvia splendens isolate huo1 chromosome 7, SspV2, whole genome shotgun sequence:
ATGTTATACGTCCAGCACGAGGCCCTTACACCATCATCATCCACCATTTTTTCAAACAGATTGCAGGCTTCCATCAACTTCCTTGACTTCATCAAACCATCAAGAAGGGAGTTGTAAACAACAGTACCTGCTCGTATGCCGTTGTACTGCATCTCACTAAAGATTCTCAACGCATCATTGATTCTATATGACTTGGCACAACCTTGTATCATAATCCGGTAAGTGAACTCGTCCGGCTCATGACCCGAGGAAGCCTTCAGCTCCTCCCACACAATAAGGGCATCCTGCACCTTCCCAAGCAAGCAAAGGACGTGTATGAGGCTGTTATACGTGCACAAATCAGGTTCAAATGGACCATTCCTCTCCTTCATCTCTTTAAACAAACCCAACACAGAGCTCAACTCACCCCAACATCCTAATGCATGAATGCATATGTTGTAACCCCATATATCCATAGGATAAAGTTTCGTTTTTCGTAAATTACTATAAACTTGTCTGAATTCATCTCTCATGTCTGCCTTCTTGAGTCCCACAAGCACCTCATTACAAGCTATGGCATCGGGAATGACCACATTTTCACCATTTGCTGCGAGCAGTGCAGAATCCACAAGCTTCAATAATATCGATAATGCTATCGAAATCTGATTCTTCCTCATGAGTGCAACAAGAACTGGGCTATATACATCAGGGCTGAAACAGCTGGAACCAATCAATTCCCTCTCAACATAATCCAAAACTTCCAATGCGGAATCATACTTGCCAGCCCTGATGAACCCATCAAGCATCATCTTTAAAGTAATTGAATCCAGAGCCACCCCATCACGCCTCATTGTGGCCACAAGCTCAAGAATGTCATCATGATGATGGTGTGTCAGAAAACAGAGGACTTTGAAAACCTGTGAGTAGGTGCATGCCGAGTGTTTGTAGTTTTGCCTGTTGGAGCACCACCGGAAAAACTCCAACTTTCTTGATGAATCAAGAGAGCCACGACGGAGCACTCGAAGCACAAGCTCTTCTGATAAAGGGATGGCATCTCCTTTCTTCTCTAGCTCATGAATTCCGCCAGGTTTCGAGAGAGTTTTGGCAATGGCAGCGTCGACCAGAAGATCACCCAGTTCAGATACGCTTGCTGACTTAGCAGCTTTTTCTGCCACCGTCATGAATCTGACTCGTGTGGTGATTGGGAGGAGCGATGAAATAGAAGCGTGAAAAATTATAATTGCTCTTGGTACGCCTCCAACGCGCATTATCCTTGCACAGTTAGCTTTTGTTCAAT
Proteins encoded in this window:
- the LOC121741434 gene encoding pentatricopeptide repeat-containing protein At4g01570-like, producing the protein MRVGGVPRAIIIFHASISSLLPITTRVRFMTVAEKAAKSASVSELGDLLVDAAIAKTLSKPGGIHELEKKGDAIPLSEELVLRVLRRGSLDSSRKLEFFRWCSNRQNYKHSACTYSQVFKVLCFLTHHHHDDILELVATMRRDGVALDSITLKMMLDGFIRAGKYDSALEVLDYVERELIGSSCFSPDVYSPVLVALMRKNQISIALSILLKLVDSALLAANGENVVIPDAIACNEVLVGLKKADMRDEFRQVYSNLRKTKLYPMDIWGYNICIHALGCWGELSSVLGLFKEMKERNGPFEPDLCTYNSLIHVLCLLGKVQDALIVWEELKASSGHEPDEFTYRIMIQGCAKSYRINDALRIFSEMQYNGIRAGTVVYNSLLDGLMKSRKLMEACNLFEKMVDDDGVRASCWTYNILIDGLYKNGREEAAYSMFCDLKRKGNSFVDGITYSIVILHLCRENRVEEALQLVEEMEGRGFIVDLVTITSLVIALYRRGQWDSIERLLRHIRDGNLVPSLIKWKSAMEASMSSPQSKKRDYTPMFPSISDVAEVLHLTNPDGEGADDSKQFSEEADEWSSSPYMDSLANQFASDSSRGPPPFSLSRGVRVLAKGEDSFDVDMVNTYLSIFLAKGKLSLACKLFEILTNMRVNPNSYTYNSIMSSFVKKGYFKEAWGVLHAMGEAVTPSDIATYNVVIQGLGKMGRADLAKAVLDKLNNEGGYLDIVMYNTFINALGKAGRFGEAVELFQQMKSSGINPDVFTYNTLIEVHSKAGLLKEAYEFLKMMLDAGCAPNHVTDTCLDFLEKEIERRRYDKASILSSETDDLC